ACTTTCATTTGTCTACTTTCACTCACATAAGAGAAAAATGTTTTTTACGGTGTTTGTTTTAACTGTGATGATGAGAAATGAAAGGAGAGTAGAAAATGGGTATGAATAATATAAATAATGTTTTAGCAATATCACAGTATGGAGCAGTCAGATGGGCTGGCAAAGCGCAGAACGTAGCAGCAACCAGATTAAGTTTTGCACAGATCTTACAAAACATAGCTGGAGCAAATATGACAAAGCTTGATACCTATACGGACTATTTAAGATTATGCTATGGAAATGTGATCGTTAAAAATGTAGGAAAAGACCAAAGTGATGTAGATGCTATGGGGGCAGGAACTACAGGGACAAGAAATGTTGTCATTGCACCATATATTTTAAATCAGATGGCAAGCGATCCGGATCAAGCCTCTTATTTTGAGAGTAAGATACAGAATTATTTGAATTCCATATTAAGGTATCAGGCAGAATTGTCTGCTATGGGACATGAAATACATTCATCCGGCATTATTATTCACTCAGATGGAACGGTTACACACTATGTTACCGGAGACCTAAAACCCGAAGTAAGAAAAAAGATAGAAGCTGACATAAA
The nucleotide sequence above comes from Defluviitalea raffinosedens. Encoded proteins:
- a CDS encoding DUF6033 family protein — protein: MGMNNINNVLAISQYGAVRWAGKAQNVAATRLSFAQILQNIAGANMTKLDTYTDYLRLCYGNVIVKNVGKDQSDVDAMGAGTTGTRNVVIAPYILNQMASDPDQASYFESKIQNYLNSILRYQAELSAMGHEIHSSGIIIHSDGTVTHYVTGDLKPEVRKKIEADIKAEDERKIKLKRKKQHQMLIAEAMARKRMLLEYYQYYNYYNNDFNLLNNYSLTAMQFIMAGLMENKYYL